A window from Culex pipiens pallens isolate TS chromosome 3, TS_CPP_V2, whole genome shotgun sequence encodes these proteins:
- the LOC120414205 gene encoding uncharacterized protein LOC120414205 — MDMVHLLSLYRGMNTSHLTVDELEHELKIRDIPFDSSRSGAERALRNRLKEERELKHVEYELMNGSVLDELETCELKVSEIKSHLENRKSKQAPEQSFKTRILHCVFRLERLRTYTTKDDELNSLAETARACMKLLNTFFSISSHLPEVREAELALINQSLTEIMKKQDAEKGNGKGAEEDNESWNSTEENNGEEIAGIVGETGSVSGNGKGNGSGVGSGVGSGDGKSVGKPGDVERAEFEQWKEQKVELINVVNKLLEHIQVLEAKQAEKEVEKEKPEVQAKPANSTQLGVDANKGKKDESKSQQNPGDFLAWLNQRNSSLGSFGNSENEHNKPDEVHSGKDEPKEKKTGFGRSLPVHKWTVRYDGMDNGRKLNEFLKEVEFNARSENISESELFQCAHHLFTRKARSWFMEVNGNNELGSWKKLVDELKSEFLPIDIDYVYERQANNRKQMSREKFQDYYLDMVRIFRCMTNPWDEKRKFDVLFRNTREDCQIAMLAAEIKTIPSMKEFGKRFDSVNWKLYQKGERYTPRSAHVEEVQTQRSSYQNTGNRYQNSNRFQGGNRSQGGYQQQNQNQQNRPYYKKNNSNGNYNQKSSWKPEQQRQQSNGNQKENKPRVDERAQPKPNTQNRENSTAAGSSGTSALQRIVKAYIPVKRDICFNCHVAGHGHEECRQERSVFCVRCGFPGFSTKDCPYCEAKNMQKTAQ; from the coding sequence ATGGATATGGTTCATTTGTTGTCACTGTATCGCGGAATGAATACGAGTCATTTGACCGTTGATGAACTCGAACATGAGCTGAAGATCCGCGACATCCCATTTGATTCATCGCGCAGCGGAGCCGAACGTGCGTTGCGTAATCGCCTAAAAGAAGAGAGAGAATTGAAACATGTTGAGTATGAGTTAATGAATGGTTCAGTGTTGGATGAATTGGAAACGTGTGAGTTGAAAGTGAGTGAGATTAAGTCCCACTTGGAAAACCGGAAATCCAAGCAAGCACCAGAACAGTCATTCAAGACTAGGATTCTGCATTGCGTTTTCCGCTTGGAACGTTTGAGAACATACACCACCAAGGATGATGAACTGAATTCATTAGCAGAAACAGCTCGAGCGTGTATGAAGCTGCTAAATACTTTCTTTTCTATTTCTTCACATTTGCCCGAAGTACGTGAAGCAGAGTTAGCACTCATTAACCAGAGTCTAACGGAAATAATGAAGAAGCAGGATGCGGAAAAAGGAAATGGAAAAGGAGCGGAAGAAGATAATGAATCTTGGAATAGTACTGAAGAGAATAATGGAGAGGAAATTGCTGGAATTGTTGGTGAAACTGGATCTGTTAGTGGAAATGGTAAGGGAAATGGTAGTGGAGTTGGTAGTGGAGTTGGTAGTGGTGATGGAAAAAGTGTTGGAAAACCTGGTGACGTGGAAAGAGCTGAATTTGAACAGTGGAAAGAACAAAAAGTAGAACTGATTAACGTGGTCAACAAGTTGTTGGAACACATTCAAGTTCTAGAAGCGAAACAGGCTGAGAAAGAGGTGGAGAAAGAAAAACCGGAAGTACAGGCCAAGCCAGCCAACAGTACGCAACTTGGAGTAGACGCGAATAAGGGCAAAAAGGACGAGAGTAAAAGCCAGCAGAATCCAGGAGATTTTCTCGCGTGGCTCAACCAAAGAAATAGTTCATTGGGAAGCTTCGGTAACTCAGAGAATGAACATAACAAACCAGATGAAGTTCATTCCGGCAAGGATGAACCGAAGGAAAAGAAAACCGGATTTGGTAGGAGTTTACCGGTGCATAAGTGGACGGTTCGTTATGACGGGATGGACAACGGGAGGAAACTGAACGAGTTTTTGAAAGAGGTGGAGTTCAACGCTCGTTCAGAGAACATTTCTGAGTCTGAGTTGTTCCAGTGTGCGCATCATTTGTTCACGAGGAAAGCACGTTCTTGGTTCATGGAAGTGAACGGAAATAATGAACTGGGTTCATGGAAGAAGTTGGTGGATGAATTGAAGAGTGAATTCTTGCCGATCGACATCGATTACGTCTATGAGCGGCAGGCCAACAATCGCAAGCAAATGTCCAGGGAGAAGTTCCAGGACTATTACTTGGACATGGTCCGGATCTTCCGCTGTATGACGAATCCGTGGGATGAGAAACGGAAGTTTGACGTTCTCTTCCGCAATACTCGCGAGGACTGCCAAATAGCGATGCTAGCCGCAGAAATCAAGACGATTCCATCGATGAAAGAATTCGGTAAGCGATTCGACTCTGTCAATTGGAAGCTGTATCAGAAGGGagaaaggtacacgccgcgatCAGCGCACGTGGAGGAGGTGCAAACACAGCGGTCGTCGTACCAGAACACCGGAAATAGGTACCAGAACTCGAATCGTTTCCAGGGTGGAAACCGATCGCAGGGTGGTTACCAACAACAAAATCAGAACCAACAAAACCGTCCGTACTACAAGAAGAACAACAGCAACGGAAACTACAATCAGAAAAGCTCGTGGAAGCCAGAACAGCAGAGACAGCAGAGCAACGGAAATCAGAAGGAGAACAAACCAAGGGTTGACGAGAGGGCTCAACCGAAACCGAACACCCAGAATCGCGAGAACAGCACTGCTGCAGGTTCGAGTGGAACCAGTGCCTTACAGCGGATCGTGAAGGCGTACATTCCGGTCAAACGGGATATTTGCTTCAATTGTCACGTTGCAGGTCATGGCCACGAGGAATGCCGGCAGGAGAGGAGCGTGTTCTGCGTGCGGTGTGGTTTTCCGGGTTTTTCTACGAAAGATTGCCCGTACTGCGAagcaaaaaacatgcaaaagacTGCTCAGTGA